A window of Corallococcus macrosporus DSM 14697 contains these coding sequences:
- the nadB gene encoding L-aspartate oxidase — MPHRFDFLVLGGGVAGLSFALQAARHGTVAILTKRDRFESNTAYAQGGIASVLAPSDTFEAHIEDTLVAGAGLCHRDAVEVTVKEGPTRVQELVDLGADFNRRITGEFDLTREGGHSARRIIHSGDITGREVQRALLAACDEVPNITFFQHTAAIDLIQDRRRPAPSVGRCQGVYALLEGGEIERFLAKVTVLATGGAGKVYLYTSNPDVATGDGVAMAYRAGAKVANMEFYQFHPTCLYHPEAKSFLISEALRGEGGKLKLKSGASFMERYHPMGALAPRDVVARAIDAEMKRTGDDCVYLDMTHLGRAFLAERFPNIYATCKAFNIDMAAQPIPVVPAAHYMCGGVVTDLEGRTNVPGLYAIGEVTCTGLHGANRLASNSLLEGLVFGHRAVQVAAEEVRAQPVPAEDPPAWDSGSAVESDESVVVTHNWDEIRRLMWNYVGIVRTDKRLMRARRRLELLREEIRDYYWRFKVTRDVIELRNIADVAYLIVDCASRRKESRGLHYTLDYPHPDDHRWLRDTVVSREP, encoded by the coding sequence ATGCCCCATCGGTTCGATTTCCTCGTTCTGGGAGGCGGTGTGGCGGGCCTCTCGTTCGCCCTCCAGGCGGCCCGCCATGGGACGGTGGCCATCCTCACCAAGCGTGACCGCTTCGAGAGCAACACCGCCTATGCCCAGGGCGGTATCGCCAGCGTGCTCGCGCCGTCCGACACGTTCGAGGCCCACATCGAGGATACGCTGGTGGCCGGTGCGGGGCTGTGCCACCGCGACGCGGTGGAAGTCACGGTGAAGGAGGGCCCCACCCGGGTGCAGGAGCTGGTGGACCTGGGCGCGGACTTCAACCGCCGCATCACCGGCGAGTTCGACCTCACCCGCGAGGGGGGCCACTCCGCCCGCCGCATCATCCACTCGGGCGACATCACCGGCCGCGAGGTGCAGCGCGCGCTGCTCGCCGCCTGTGACGAGGTGCCCAACATCACCTTCTTCCAGCACACGGCCGCCATCGACCTCATCCAGGACCGGCGCCGCCCCGCGCCCAGCGTGGGCCGCTGTCAGGGCGTCTACGCGCTGCTGGAGGGCGGCGAAATCGAGCGCTTCCTGGCCAAGGTGACGGTGCTGGCCACCGGCGGCGCGGGCAAGGTCTACCTGTACACGTCCAACCCGGACGTGGCCACCGGCGACGGCGTGGCCATGGCGTACCGCGCGGGCGCGAAGGTGGCGAACATGGAGTTCTACCAGTTCCACCCCACCTGCCTGTACCACCCGGAGGCCAAGAGCTTCCTCATCAGCGAGGCCCTGCGCGGCGAGGGCGGCAAGCTGAAGCTCAAGAGCGGCGCGTCCTTCATGGAGCGCTACCACCCCATGGGCGCGCTCGCCCCGCGTGACGTGGTGGCGCGCGCCATCGACGCGGAGATGAAGCGCACCGGTGACGACTGCGTCTACCTGGACATGACGCACCTGGGGCGCGCCTTCCTCGCCGAGCGCTTCCCCAACATCTACGCCACCTGCAAGGCGTTCAACATCGACATGGCCGCGCAGCCCATCCCCGTCGTCCCGGCCGCCCACTACATGTGCGGCGGCGTGGTGACGGACCTGGAGGGGCGCACCAACGTGCCGGGCCTGTACGCCATTGGCGAGGTCACCTGCACCGGCCTGCATGGCGCCAACCGGCTCGCCTCCAACTCGCTGCTGGAGGGGCTGGTGTTCGGCCACCGCGCCGTCCAGGTGGCCGCCGAGGAGGTGCGCGCCCAGCCCGTCCCCGCGGAGGACCCGCCGGCGTGGGACTCGGGCAGCGCGGTGGAGTCGGACGAGAGCGTCGTCGTCACCCACAACTGGGACGAGATTCGCCGGCTCATGTGGAACTACGTCGGCATCGTCCGCACGGACAAGCGGCTGATGCGCGCGCGGCGCCGGCTGGAGCTGCTGCGCGAGGAGATTCGCGACTACTACTGGCGCTTCAAGGTGACCCGCGACGTCATCGAGCTGCGGAACATCGCCGACGTGGCCTACCTCATCGTCGACTGCGCCAGCCGCCGCAAGGAGAGCCGCGGCCTGCACTACACCCTGGACTACCCGCACCCGGACGACCACCGCTGGCTTCGGGACACCGTCGTGTCCAGGGAGCCCTGA
- a CDS encoding lytic transglycosylase domain-containing protein, whose translation MRAPSAFLAAAMLALPFSAGADAIYRYVEKDGTIIYTNVQPAGSKRAKTLKGTFTKAPTKNTPVVGRKRTPPELDPHITAAALRYRIPPALVRAIMHTESNFNPNALSHKGASGLMQLMPATASDMYVKDIFDERDNIEGGVRYLRVLANMFDGDMVKMVAAYNAGPEAVKRYGGKVPPYQETQGYVRKVLKLYYHYKEREAAVASGPSEPTSQNDDAREGAGGAQPR comes from the coding sequence ATGCGTGCTCCTTCCGCGTTCCTTGCCGCCGCCATGCTGGCCCTGCCCTTTTCGGCGGGGGCGGATGCCATCTACCGGTACGTCGAGAAGGACGGCACCATCATCTATACGAACGTGCAGCCCGCGGGCAGCAAGCGGGCGAAGACGTTGAAGGGCACCTTCACCAAGGCCCCCACGAAGAACACGCCGGTGGTGGGGCGCAAGCGGACGCCGCCGGAGTTGGATCCGCACATCACCGCCGCGGCGCTGCGCTACCGCATCCCGCCGGCGCTGGTGCGCGCCATCATGCACACCGAGAGCAACTTCAACCCCAACGCGCTCAGCCACAAGGGCGCCAGCGGGCTGATGCAGCTCATGCCGGCCACGGCGTCGGACATGTACGTGAAGGACATCTTCGACGAGCGCGACAACATCGAGGGGGGCGTGCGCTACCTGCGGGTGCTCGCCAACATGTTCGACGGTGACATGGTGAAGATGGTCGCGGCGTACAACGCCGGCCCCGAAGCGGTGAAGCGCTACGGCGGCAAGGTCCCCCCGTATCAGGAGACGCAGGGGTACGTGCGCAAGGTGCTCAAGCTCTACTACCACTACAAGGAGCGCGAGGCGGCCGTCGCGAGCGGCCCCAGCGAGCCCACATCCCAGAATGACGACGCGCGCGAAGGGGCGGGGGGAGCACAGCCCCGCTGA
- a CDS encoding tetratricopeptide repeat protein, producing the protein MTTRAKGRGEHSPADDEFLQQLSLGGELLAAGQVHEAQPFLERAHQLQPRMEKAQNLLGLCYFKLGLYDRAAELYEMLVRDNPVDPTLRVNLGLVYLKTSALQRAAREFETATDLAPEHQKAQNYLGLTLAQMGEYGRAREHFLLAGSDVMAEKMSRAIAGEAYGKPAPAAPAPRGGPVEPPSPPPPAAPPAPAPEAQEEEIRFAEDEGPSALAEAPPAAAEDVAAGAEQESPPESAFEETSAAVAASEPAAPVPLTRLHLRKVPAASLAPAAPESPAAVEGASLAPASPESSVAGEGAGRSLAGLAASVVLPGGEPARPFSEGPGCFSVAVEGELLTRLDGLVALTGQLGFQPEMKRFRGRATDKAFGEGAARMVRARGSGVLYLEPAAARTFLAVDLGEDSAYFRDECVFAFEEAIMFENGRVPSDIAPDLDLVHLRGQGRVLLSLPGPLRAVAVRQDQPVSVPLTHLVGWQGNLSPRMVPLLKSSSGEVLRAAVELGGEGFALIALGVR; encoded by the coding sequence ATGACGACGCGCGCGAAGGGGCGGGGGGAGCACAGCCCCGCTGATGACGAGTTCCTCCAGCAGCTCTCCCTCGGTGGCGAGCTGCTGGCCGCAGGCCAGGTCCACGAGGCCCAGCCGTTCCTGGAGCGAGCCCACCAGCTCCAGCCCCGCATGGAGAAGGCGCAGAACCTGCTGGGCCTCTGCTACTTCAAGCTCGGCCTGTATGACAGGGCGGCCGAGCTGTACGAGATGCTGGTCCGCGACAACCCCGTGGACCCGACGCTCCGGGTGAACCTGGGGCTCGTGTACCTGAAGACGTCCGCGCTCCAGCGGGCGGCCCGCGAGTTCGAGACGGCCACCGACCTGGCCCCCGAGCACCAGAAGGCCCAGAACTACCTGGGCCTCACGCTGGCGCAGATGGGGGAGTACGGCCGCGCCCGGGAGCACTTCCTGCTCGCGGGCAGTGACGTGATGGCGGAGAAGATGTCGCGCGCCATCGCGGGCGAGGCCTACGGGAAGCCGGCCCCCGCGGCGCCCGCGCCCCGGGGCGGGCCCGTGGAGCCGCCGAGCCCGCCTCCGCCGGCGGCGCCCCCCGCCCCGGCGCCCGAGGCGCAAGAGGAGGAGATTCGCTTCGCCGAGGACGAGGGCCCCAGCGCCCTGGCGGAGGCCCCGCCCGCCGCGGCTGAAGACGTGGCCGCTGGCGCCGAGCAGGAGTCGCCTCCCGAGTCCGCCTTCGAGGAGACGTCCGCGGCGGTGGCCGCGAGCGAGCCCGCGGCGCCGGTTCCGCTGACGCGCCTGCACCTGCGCAAGGTGCCCGCGGCGTCGCTGGCCCCCGCGGCGCCGGAGTCGCCCGCCGCCGTCGAGGGCGCGTCACTGGCCCCCGCCTCGCCGGAGTCGTCCGTTGCCGGTGAAGGGGCGGGGCGGTCGCTCGCCGGGCTCGCGGCCTCGGTCGTGCTGCCGGGCGGCGAGCCGGCGCGGCCCTTCAGCGAAGGACCGGGCTGCTTCAGCGTGGCCGTGGAAGGGGAGCTGCTGACGCGCCTGGACGGACTGGTGGCGCTGACGGGCCAGCTCGGCTTCCAGCCGGAGATGAAGCGCTTCCGGGGGCGGGCCACGGACAAGGCCTTCGGGGAGGGGGCGGCGCGGATGGTGCGCGCCCGGGGCAGCGGCGTCCTGTACCTGGAGCCGGCCGCGGCCCGCACCTTCCTGGCGGTGGACCTGGGGGAGGACTCTGCCTACTTCCGCGACGAGTGCGTGTTCGCCTTCGAGGAAGCGATCATGTTCGAGAACGGCCGCGTGCCGTCGGACATCGCGCCGGACCTGGACCTGGTGCACCTGCGAGGGCAGGGGCGGGTGCTGTTGAGCCTCCCCGGGCCGCTGCGCGCGGTGGCGGTGCGCCAGGACCAGCCGGTGTCGGTGCCGCTGACGCACCTGGTGGGGTGGCAGGGGAACCTGTCGCCGCGCATGGTTCCGCTGCTCAAGTCCTCCTCCGGGGAGGTGCTCCGGGCGGCGGTGGAGCTGGGCGGTGAAGGTTTTGCCCTCATTGCCCTCGGTGTCCGATAG
- a CDS encoding ABC transporter ATP-binding protein has protein sequence MPESMDAIILKDVVKSFRKRTIRGEYTTFKSELLRWLRGQRQARDATLITALRGINLTIPKGKTVGIIGRNGSGKSTLLKLITGIYTPTSGDLQINGRISALLDLGAGFHPDFSGRENILINGIILGMTRAEVRARMDEIIAFSELGEFIDEPVRTYSSGMYMRLAFAVATHVDPDILIIDEILAVGDEHFSKKSLAKMMDFKRQGKTIVLVTHDLSTVERWCDLAAWIDGGYVRRVGKPSEVTAEYREAISLAEAQSVAFTPPALTEGGGALPQVPADVLSSEGPVRIRGVQLTDAQGEALEVVSPEQALEFRADFSVEGACDDVDFEVRLQAADGRTLYETSTRREAVVLTRMPTHGILRFLVERLGALGGDYSLVVSARSGKGDSSARCAFRVVSASEDEGVFRPPHRWLVEAGPEAQQGLPFAPGATPRVEVG, from the coding sequence ATGCCTGAATCCATGGACGCCATCATCCTGAAGGACGTGGTGAAGAGCTTCCGGAAGCGGACCATCCGGGGCGAGTACACGACCTTCAAGTCGGAGCTGCTGCGTTGGCTGCGCGGTCAGCGCCAGGCTCGCGATGCGACGCTCATCACCGCGCTGCGGGGCATCAACCTCACCATCCCCAAGGGGAAGACGGTGGGCATCATCGGGCGCAACGGCTCGGGGAAGAGCACGCTGCTCAAGCTCATCACCGGCATCTACACGCCCACCTCCGGTGACCTGCAGATCAACGGCCGCATCTCCGCGCTGCTGGACCTGGGCGCCGGGTTCCACCCGGACTTCTCCGGCCGGGAGAACATCCTCATCAACGGCATCATCCTGGGGATGACGCGCGCCGAGGTCCGGGCGCGCATGGATGAAATCATCGCCTTCAGCGAGCTGGGTGAGTTCATCGACGAGCCGGTGCGCACCTACTCCAGCGGCATGTACATGCGGCTGGCGTTCGCGGTGGCCACGCACGTGGACCCGGACATCCTCATCATCGATGAAATCCTCGCCGTGGGTGACGAGCACTTCAGCAAGAAGAGCCTCGCCAAGATGATGGACTTCAAGCGGCAGGGGAAGACCATCGTCCTGGTGACGCACGACTTGAGCACCGTGGAGCGCTGGTGCGACCTGGCGGCGTGGATTGACGGTGGCTACGTCCGGCGCGTGGGCAAGCCGTCGGAGGTCACCGCCGAGTACCGTGAGGCCATCTCCCTGGCCGAGGCGCAGTCCGTCGCCTTCACGCCGCCGGCGCTCACCGAGGGCGGCGGGGCGCTGCCGCAAGTCCCCGCCGACGTCCTCTCCTCCGAAGGCCCGGTCCGCATCCGCGGCGTGCAATTGACGGACGCCCAGGGCGAAGCCCTGGAGGTCGTGTCACCGGAGCAGGCGCTGGAGTTCCGCGCGGACTTCTCGGTGGAGGGCGCCTGCGACGACGTGGACTTCGAGGTGCGTCTCCAGGCCGCCGATGGCCGCACGCTGTATGAGACGAGCACCCGCCGGGAGGCGGTGGTGCTGACTCGGATGCCCACGCACGGCATCCTCCGCTTCCTGGTCGAACGCCTGGGCGCCCTGGGCGGTGACTATTCGCTGGTGGTGTCCGCCCGCTCCGGGAAGGGGGACTCGTCCGCGCGTTGTGCGTTCCGCGTGGTCTCCGCGTCGGAGGACGAGGGCGTGTTCCGGCCTCCGCACCGGTGGTTGGTGGAGGCTGGCCCGGAGGCCCAGCAAGGCCTCCCGTTCGCTCCAGGCGCCACGCCGCGCGTGGAGGTGGGATGA
- a CDS encoding ABC transporter permease yields the protein MIRLVRELYQYRGLLISLVQRELKARYRGSFLGFLWTFLNPTLHMLVYVLLFTVVMKQNIPNFPFFMFTGLLPWIWFSTSVGGGASAISDRRDLLTKVRFPAQVLPTSVVVTNLCNFVLSMPLMLAMGIAYGQWPTWHVVLFPVVVLIQLTFTLALTYILAAINVTFRDLQHIVGNLLTLWFFATPVLYPLSTIQDESFRSLMMALNPMVSLMTSYQAIFYEHRLPDSGPLLALAAVSVVLLWGASSIFESRREEFAESI from the coding sequence ATGATTCGGCTCGTCCGTGAACTGTATCAGTACCGGGGCTTGCTCATCAGCCTCGTCCAGCGGGAACTGAAGGCGCGTTACCGCGGCTCGTTCCTGGGCTTCCTGTGGACGTTCCTGAATCCGACGCTCCACATGCTGGTGTACGTGCTGCTGTTCACCGTGGTGATGAAGCAGAACATCCCCAACTTCCCGTTCTTCATGTTCACCGGGCTGTTGCCGTGGATCTGGTTCTCCACGTCCGTGGGCGGCGGCGCCAGCGCCATCAGCGACCGGCGGGACTTGCTGACCAAGGTGCGTTTCCCTGCCCAGGTGTTGCCCACCTCGGTGGTGGTGACGAACCTCTGCAACTTCGTCCTCTCGATGCCGTTGATGCTGGCCATGGGCATCGCCTACGGGCAGTGGCCCACCTGGCACGTCGTCCTGTTCCCGGTGGTGGTGCTCATCCAGCTCACCTTCACGTTGGCCCTGACGTACATCCTGGCGGCCATCAACGTGACGTTCCGGGACCTGCAGCACATCGTGGGCAACCTGCTGACGCTGTGGTTCTTCGCCACGCCCGTGCTGTACCCGCTGTCCACCATCCAGGATGAGAGCTTCCGCTCGTTGATGATGGCGCTCAATCCCATGGTCAGCCTGATGACGTCGTACCAGGCCATCTTCTACGAGCACCGGCTTCCTGATTCCGGGCCGCTGCTGGCCCTGGCCGCTGTGTCCGTGGTGCTGCTGTGGGGCGCCTCGTCCATCTTCGAATCCCGCCGCGAAGAGTTCGCGGAGTCCATCTGA
- a CDS encoding glycosyltransferase, producing the protein MWQKWAEVTQGPSAAPGPGDFAQMAAALRKVLEERLPCAPEQCDEREALEGALRLVTEQLHRALPDGGQALSSLQEAARLAEPTTFSVPPSHRARGGKLVTGAKRAFVNGLEPFHIEMLRPQGRFNRALVRVLEYLTVHRALGLRDDVSSWAVAQLEPLADPTRWAVGSHRGRVAGALVGLAKRGYLYSLGPVLEAVLRGQARWNLAMVDAVRAAAGLKVPGEAESRRVVEGVEALREPLTGSDLPGALRATQALWGEVLRRQSRFNAEAVLALANLLGTRTAPPQPPSLADYPAWCAAREPARIAAAREAVAALPQRPRVSLVTPVHDASEAFLRECIASVVAQTYADWEWVLVDDASTAPHVTRILQEAAAGEPRIRVITRPSSGGTARAANAALAVVRGDVVGLLDAEDTLAPHALAEVALSFAARPELEVLYTDEDGVDAAGQRSAPFFKPDWSPDLLRSVDYVRHFLVIRRALLERVGGLREGFDGAQTHDLMLRLSEATSNIGHVAEPLYHGRVKPASGRRLASGGGASATEAGVRALSEHLARQGESADVTSPAPMQYQVRYPVRGTPKVSIIVPFKDRPDLLRTLVDSLLAHTRYPHFEVLLVSNNSTRPETFALLEQWVDPRLVKLTWNHPFNYPAINNWAAKQASGELLLFLNNDMEVVDPGWLDELVSQAQRPEVGAVGCKLLFPEGTVQHAGVVVGMTGFAGHPFWRLPDGPITTPFGHTGWTRNWLSVTSACVILRRDVFESLGGFDERFQVCGSDVELGLRLNAKGLRVVCTAQTRLIHHESASRRADAIPEADYWLSYDAYRPWLGPKGDPYYSPHLTLTATDCGLRRHPEDGEQLAVRTLGRDVPSARDVRADQRARAQRHLIEHLDAWDFTPEQARASRESAPGALAALRAKGKVETATWFVPAFGHVYAGIHTIFRFADLMQRRHGVRSDFVIYDQPNTRPGDIEARVAAICPGAVGAVRVLQRPEDVASLPPCDLALATAWTSAYRVLHHPRAGVRGYFVQDYEPLFHAAGTPSALAEQTYGLGFHGIFNTPGLYEHVVGLHGMDGVWFEPAVDGTVFHPRRPARQGPVRVFFYGRPGNERNGFELGLAALARLKRELGPAVEVLAAGAEWDPEAYGVRGLVTNLGMLPAERTGALYRECDVGLCFMFTRHPSYLPLEMMACGVTVVTNDNPTNRWLLTHGENCLLAEPTPSGVLARLRDAVSDGALRKRLGANAAERVRRTTWEAEVDRVMKGLLDDRTSSLEHAG; encoded by the coding sequence ATGTGGCAGAAGTGGGCTGAAGTGACGCAGGGGCCTTCCGCGGCGCCTGGTCCGGGGGACTTTGCTCAGATGGCGGCCGCCCTCCGGAAGGTGCTGGAGGAGCGTCTGCCCTGCGCGCCCGAGCAGTGTGACGAGCGCGAGGCCCTGGAGGGCGCGCTGCGCCTGGTGACGGAGCAGCTCCACCGCGCGCTCCCCGACGGGGGCCAGGCCCTGTCCTCGCTCCAGGAGGCCGCCCGGCTCGCCGAGCCGACCACGTTCTCCGTTCCGCCGTCGCACCGGGCGCGCGGCGGCAAGCTGGTGACGGGCGCCAAGCGCGCCTTCGTCAACGGGCTGGAGCCCTTCCACATCGAGATGCTCCGCCCGCAGGGCCGCTTCAACCGCGCGTTGGTGCGCGTGCTGGAGTACCTGACGGTGCACCGGGCCCTGGGCCTGCGTGACGACGTGTCCTCCTGGGCCGTCGCGCAGCTCGAGCCGCTGGCGGACCCCACCCGCTGGGCGGTGGGCTCGCACCGGGGCCGTGTGGCGGGCGCGTTGGTGGGTCTGGCCAAGCGGGGCTACCTCTATTCGCTGGGCCCCGTGCTGGAGGCCGTGCTGCGGGGACAGGCCCGGTGGAACCTGGCCATGGTGGACGCCGTCCGCGCGGCGGCGGGGCTCAAGGTCCCGGGAGAAGCCGAGTCCCGCCGCGTGGTGGAGGGCGTCGAGGCGCTGCGGGAGCCGCTGACGGGCAGCGACCTGCCCGGGGCGCTCCGCGCGACCCAGGCCCTGTGGGGCGAGGTGCTGCGCCGCCAGTCCCGTTTCAACGCCGAGGCGGTGCTCGCGCTCGCCAACCTCCTGGGCACGCGGACCGCGCCTCCCCAGCCGCCGTCGTTGGCGGACTACCCCGCGTGGTGCGCGGCCCGGGAGCCGGCGCGCATCGCCGCGGCGCGCGAGGCCGTGGCGGCGCTGCCCCAGCGCCCGCGCGTGTCGCTCGTCACGCCGGTCCACGACGCCTCTGAAGCCTTCCTTCGCGAGTGCATCGCCTCGGTGGTGGCGCAGACGTACGCAGACTGGGAGTGGGTGCTGGTGGATGACGCCAGCACCGCGCCGCACGTGACGCGCATCCTCCAGGAGGCGGCCGCGGGCGAGCCACGCATCCGCGTCATCACCCGGCCGTCGTCGGGAGGCACCGCGCGGGCCGCCAACGCGGCGCTCGCGGTGGTCCGAGGGGACGTGGTGGGGCTCCTCGACGCCGAGGACACGCTGGCGCCGCATGCCCTGGCGGAGGTGGCCCTTTCCTTCGCGGCGCGGCCCGAGCTGGAGGTCCTCTACACGGACGAGGACGGCGTGGACGCGGCGGGCCAGCGGTCGGCGCCGTTCTTCAAGCCGGACTGGTCTCCGGACCTGCTGCGCTCGGTGGACTACGTCCGCCACTTCCTCGTCATCCGCCGTGCCTTGCTGGAGCGGGTGGGGGGGCTGCGGGAGGGCTTCGACGGCGCGCAGACGCATGACCTGATGCTGCGCCTGAGCGAGGCCACCTCGAACATCGGCCACGTCGCGGAGCCGCTGTACCACGGGCGCGTGAAGCCGGCGTCCGGGCGACGTCTCGCGTCCGGAGGCGGCGCCTCGGCCACTGAGGCCGGTGTGCGGGCGCTGTCCGAGCACCTGGCGCGCCAGGGCGAGTCCGCGGACGTCACGAGCCCGGCGCCCATGCAGTACCAGGTCCGCTATCCGGTGCGGGGCACGCCGAAGGTCTCCATCATCGTGCCCTTCAAGGACCGCCCGGACCTGCTGCGCACGCTGGTGGACAGCCTGCTGGCGCACACGCGCTATCCGCACTTCGAGGTGCTGCTCGTCTCCAACAACAGCACCCGGCCGGAGACGTTCGCGCTGCTGGAGCAGTGGGTGGATCCGCGCCTCGTGAAGCTGACGTGGAACCACCCGTTCAATTACCCGGCCATCAACAACTGGGCGGCGAAGCAGGCCTCCGGGGAGCTGCTGCTCTTCCTCAACAACGACATGGAGGTCGTGGACCCCGGCTGGCTGGACGAGCTGGTCTCCCAGGCCCAGCGGCCCGAGGTGGGCGCGGTGGGGTGCAAGCTGCTCTTCCCCGAAGGCACCGTGCAGCACGCGGGCGTCGTGGTGGGGATGACGGGCTTCGCGGGTCACCCGTTCTGGCGGTTGCCGGACGGGCCCATCACCACGCCCTTCGGGCACACCGGGTGGACGCGCAACTGGCTGTCCGTCACCAGCGCGTGCGTCATCCTCCGCCGCGACGTCTTCGAATCACTGGGCGGCTTCGACGAGCGCTTCCAGGTCTGCGGCAGCGACGTGGAGCTGGGCCTGCGGCTGAACGCGAAGGGGCTGCGCGTGGTCTGCACGGCCCAGACGCGCCTCATCCACCATGAGTCCGCCAGCCGTCGCGCGGACGCCATCCCCGAGGCGGACTACTGGCTGTCGTATGACGCCTACCGGCCCTGGCTGGGGCCGAAGGGAGACCCCTACTACAGCCCCCACCTCACGCTGACCGCCACGGACTGCGGCCTGCGCCGTCACCCGGAGGATGGCGAGCAGCTCGCGGTGCGGACGCTGGGACGGGACGTGCCCAGCGCGCGGGACGTGCGCGCCGACCAGCGGGCACGGGCGCAGCGGCACCTCATCGAGCACCTGGACGCCTGGGACTTCACACCGGAGCAGGCCCGTGCCTCGCGCGAGTCGGCGCCGGGAGCCCTCGCGGCGCTGCGGGCGAAGGGAAAGGTGGAGACGGCGACGTGGTTCGTGCCCGCGTTTGGCCACGTCTACGCGGGCATTCATACCATCTTCCGCTTCGCGGACCTGATGCAGCGCCGCCACGGCGTGCGCAGCGACTTCGTCATCTACGACCAGCCGAACACGCGGCCCGGCGACATCGAGGCGCGCGTGGCGGCCATCTGCCCGGGCGCGGTGGGCGCCGTTCGCGTGCTCCAGCGTCCCGAGGACGTGGCGAGCCTGCCCCCGTGCGACCTGGCGCTGGCCACCGCGTGGACGTCCGCGTACCGCGTGCTGCACCACCCCAGGGCGGGGGTGCGTGGCTACTTCGTCCAGGACTACGAGCCGCTGTTCCACGCGGCGGGCACCCCGTCCGCGCTGGCCGAGCAGACGTATGGCCTGGGCTTCCATGGCATCTTCAATACGCCCGGGCTCTACGAGCACGTCGTGGGCCTGCACGGCATGGACGGCGTGTGGTTCGAGCCCGCGGTGGATGGGACGGTGTTCCACCCCCGCCGGCCCGCGCGCCAGGGGCCCGTGCGCGTGTTCTTCTATGGACGGCCGGGAAACGAGCGCAACGGCTTCGAGCTGGGCCTGGCCGCGCTGGCGCGGCTCAAGCGGGAGCTGGGGCCGGCCGTGGAGGTGCTCGCGGCGGGCGCGGAGTGGGACCCGGAGGCCTACGGCGTCCGGGGCCTTGTCACCAACCTGGGAATGTTGCCGGCGGAACGGACGGGCGCGCTCTACCGCGAGTGTGATGTCGGGTTGTGTTTCATGTTCACCCGCCACCCGTCGTACCTGCCGCTGGAGATGATGGCTTGCGGCGTCACTGTCGTGACGAACGACAATCCCACCAATCGGTGGCTGTTGACGCATGGCGAGAATTGCCTGCTTGCCGAGCCGACCCCGAGTGGCGTACTGGCCCGGCTTCGCGACGCCGTTTCGGACGGCGCGCTGCGGAAGCGGCTCGGAGCGAACGCCGCGGAGCGGGTCCGCCGGACGACATGGGAAGCCGAGGTGGACCGGGTCATGAAGGGCTTGCTGGACGACCGGACTTCATCCTTGGAACACGCCGGCTGA
- the pgsA gene encoding CDP-diacylglycerol--glycerol-3-phosphate 3-phosphatidyltransferase, whose amino-acid sequence MATDRAARKQRKREERARKRAARKPSVLVQEFWNLPNMLTLGRILIIPLFVWLTYDADPLNSLLAGLVFAVAAITDVVDGYLARKWNLITVVGKFMDPLADKLIAMAALVMMVRLGRIAAWVVIVLLARELIVSGLRTIAASEGMVIAAGQEGKWKTSLQLVGIISLCVHYVHPLELGSFSVPVDYNRVGQVLVYLSGAFSVWSAVVYFRAFLAMLAKRGGEPAPAKSV is encoded by the coding sequence ATGGCCACGGACCGAGCGGCGCGGAAACAGCGGAAGCGAGAGGAGCGCGCCCGGAAGCGCGCGGCGCGCAAGCCCAGCGTGTTGGTGCAGGAGTTCTGGAACCTGCCCAACATGCTCACGTTGGGGCGCATCCTCATCATCCCGCTCTTCGTGTGGCTGACCTACGACGCGGACCCCCTCAACTCGCTGCTGGCGGGGCTCGTCTTCGCGGTGGCCGCCATCACCGACGTGGTTGACGGCTACCTCGCGCGGAAGTGGAACCTCATCACCGTGGTCGGCAAGTTCATGGACCCGCTGGCCGACAAGCTCATCGCCATGGCGGCCCTGGTGATGATGGTGCGGCTGGGGCGCATCGCCGCGTGGGTGGTCATCGTGCTGCTGGCGCGGGAGCTCATCGTCAGCGGGCTGCGCACCATCGCCGCCAGCGAGGGCATGGTCATCGCCGCGGGGCAGGAGGGGAAGTGGAAGACGTCCCTCCAACTGGTGGGCATCATCTCGCTGTGCGTCCACTACGTGCATCCGCTGGAGCTGGGCAGCTTCTCGGTGCCGGTGGACTACAACCGGGTGGGCCAGGTGCTCGTCTACCTGTCGGGTGCCTTCTCGGTGTGGAGCGCGGTGGTCTACTTCCGGGCGTTCCTGGCCATGCTCGCGAAGCGAGGGGGAGAGCCAGCCCCCGCGAAAAGTGTTTGA